The Medicago truncatula cultivar Jemalong A17 chromosome 4, MtrunA17r5.0-ANR, whole genome shotgun sequence genome includes a region encoding these proteins:
- the LOC25480202 gene encoding kunitz type trypsin inhibitor 104-like, with the protein MSTRSLTIFILAHVWLLMATKSLAQFVIDTSGEPVEDDEEYFIRPAITGNGGGFTFITGNGPCPLNVGLDNTEGTLGAPVKFIPFASHHDDFNVGLNRDLRVTFLTSTSCGNSRDWTLGEKDATSGRRLIVTGGDNGAGSQQGNFFRIVQTQTSGNYNIQWCPKEVCPSCNIQCGTVGVIRENGKILLALDGRALPVVFQKE; encoded by the coding sequence ATGTCAACTAGATCCCTCACCATATTCATTCTAGCTCATGTGTGGCTTTTGATGGCAACAAAATCATTAGCCCAGTTTGTCATCGACACAAGTGGCGAACCCGTTGAGGACGACGAGGAATACTTCATTAGGCCTGCTATCACAGGCAATGGAGGAGGTTTCACTTTCATCACCGGAAATGGGCCATGCCCTTTGAATGTTGGTCTTGACAACACTGAAGGGACACTTGGAGCGCCTGTGAAGTTCATTCCTTTTGCTTCTCATCATGATGATTTCAATGTTGGGCTTAACAGAGACTTGAGAGTTACATTCCTAACATCCACAAGTTGTGGGAATTCAAGAGATTGGACATTAGGTGAGAAAGATGCAACAAGTGGAAGGAGATTGATTGTCACTGGAGGAGATAATGGTGCAGGATCACAACAAGGTAACTTTTTTAGGATTGTGCAGACCCAAACTAGTGGCAACTATAACATTCAATGGTGCCCTAAAGAGGTGTGCCCTAGTTGTAATATTCAATGTGGGACTGTTGGTGTTATTCGTGAGAATGGCAAGATTTTGTTGGCCCTCGATGGTCGTGCCCTTCCAGTCGTGTTCCAGAAAGAATGA